AATCACCAAATTACGAGTTGGTGTTGTTCAAACAATACCAAGAAGTATTTTAGTCAGTTTCAAGTCAAAgccttaataataataataataataaaatttggggctaaaaaattttgtgaaaaataaagtaatttgtttgaaaattttctttaagtcattaaggaaaaaatagatgctcttgaaaaaaaaaatgatgaaaattgtAGTAGGTCCAAAGATCATGAGACATAAATTGTTATGAAATTCACTAAAGATCCATGAAATCAATTTAATTGATTGTAAATCTCAAGATTCTATAATTTTAGTTGAAATCAcctaaatttattgattttattaggGTTGAAATATCTAGTTTGTTGTCGATCGATCCTTATTAGGTGAATTTGGTTAATTtcctaaaattcaagaaaaaagaatctcctattgttttattaattcaatttgatgaattgTACATAAATATGGAAAGAAGATAAAAGGATTTAAGCATTCAGCATAGTTATTTGCTTGGTATGACAAACTCAAAATCCCAAGGAGTAGTTTTTTCAATTAGAGGGTTTTGATTAGGAGTGTTCACCAAACCACTCAAACCACACAACCACACCCAAACCGATCAAAACTGCCCACAAAATAGAGTAACCGCACCGCACCACAAATGTTAGTGAATTGCACCGCACTGTGTGGTGCAATGTGCGGTTTTATGATAagaaaaatacatacatacatacatatatatatatatatattaataatttaatattatatgaagTAATTAGCCAGccccttctcaaaaaaaaaaaaaaaaaagtaactagcCAGCCTTAGTGTGTTCTAGTTTCACATTAAAAACGGTTTCGTTTTGgttaaatacaaaatcaaaacttCAAAACTTCATTCACTTCTCCATCTCGCACTTTCATTCTCtctcacaaaatcaaaattacaaaagtttttttttttttttttggtattatatTTGTGGTACTTTTAATTAACTGTCAATCTGTCACAAGTTTGTTTTTGTCTTGTatatatttgtgattttttttttttttacaaagattatatttttttaaaatttactgTCATATTGTCATGGTTATTAATAATAAACTAGTAATTGACCATGTCATCTTGAAAAATATACTATCTTAAAACCAACCAAACCAGATCTTGTACACCGCACCGAACTATCCTGCACTACACATGTGACCACAAAACTAAGGTGCACTGTGGTGATTGTTTTGGCTAAACTACATTGCAAAGTGCAGTTCTTAAAATGACCCAAAACCACACCAAATTGTATTACAAATGCCCATATAGTTctgatatataaataaagtatgaactatgaagtttaagttttgttgtatattactatttcttttattttctttttatttttaatttcgtGAAATTTTTAGAGCATATTATTTCCTTGTTTTAGAGAGTTTTACAGAATAATTTAATCGAAATTCAGTCCTTACATAGTAATTAAGatttgttttcaaatatgatttGGTGATTTTTCCGTTTATTTAGACTAATTTCATGCCTAGCccaaattagggttttcatgGGGTTTCCTAGTTGTTCAATGAATTGGTTTCTATAAATTACTGGTTGTATCCCTCAGACATTCAAGCTCTGTTTCATAAGCTTTTTAGAGAGgaggtgaatttttttttttttttttctcggtgGATTTCAAATTTCTGCTTGTGTATTCAGTTAACCCATTGTGGATTTCAATGGTTTATTCTCGAAATAGAAGCAACTTGTTTCTTGTGACTTTGTGACTTTCCACCTACATCACACCCTCTCCCATCCTCTAATAGACCATACGCACCCACTCCCACTTCAATTGATCGCATTCAATGGCTCGTCTCTCTTGATGTCTTCTGcagcatgagagagagagagagagaggaatgggTTCCATGTGGGTAGAGACAGAAAATAGAAAACgttaaattattaatacaatttaaaacaagtttttattattattaaattttagttaaaataatttttttaatcaaaatgcATCAAGAGCATCACATgtgatttcaattttctaacgAAAGTTTAGGAgctttaattaaatttcaaattagaagaACAGAGGGTCATGATTTTTTACTCAATATTCAGgaaatgtttttacattttttcctcaaaaaatttTAGCTGGCATTCCTAAAAGTGTAGTTCATCGCTACCAGTTGTTCCGAACATTGGGCTCCATGGCATGAAACCATTCTTGACAAGTACTAGGGTAGGTCTTATGATGGATAGTGATCAAAGTATGAGACAAACACAAAACGAGATCCATGTTCAGATATCAGGTGGGGTTAAACGCAAATTATAAAGCTTTTATTTGAGGCTGATGTGGCTGATTATAAGCTTTAATGGCCAAAATTTAGAAATTGTATAAAACACTTGGTTCAATTTGtagaaggattttttttcttagtctATACTCCACATGATAGCAAAAGGAAGACAATCTTCAATTGGTGGTCAAACTTAATGAAGCTTAATTATGAAATGAACTTATGCTTCAGAAGCAACCTCAGGCAAATAGTGTTCCAATAATCAAAGTGCAAGATAGCACATTTATTACTCCTCTTGGTCATGGGACGGTATAGCTTGCATGGTAAAACTAAAAGCCAATGGCTGCTAGACTATCATCGATCACCCTCTATAATTTTGGACCCGATATTGTGCTTTTTAGTCATAGGTGCCATTTATGGGGTCTACACGCGCTTTTTTCAGTCGTTGGGTCTACTGATTGGATGTAAACTTGATTAATTATATGTCATTCAAGATTTCTTTCATATACCGCTTACCTATTTGAAGCAACTACTTCCTAAATATGCATTCTTTTTCCCAGCAATACCTCCAGCATCTACTTTTATTTCCATTCCAATGTACACTGTTAAAACTGTGTACATCaatcaggggaaaaaaaaaaaatatatatatatatatatatatattgtacagTAAAACTCCTAGTAATTAAGAATCAAAACAAATCACATTCTAAGTTCTTTTGATTATTTGTGTTGACAAGCGTCCTTCAACAGACATTTGCCTACTTGAAATTGGTGGGCCACATGAGAATTGCAAAGTGATCATGAAGACAATCAATGGATCAAGCACTTCCATCTAATAAACAAAATGATTTGATGAGTCTAAACAACTcgaatattaattttttttttttttaatatcccaAAGAATTGGATACGTCAGattgtacaaaaaaaattaaggtaactTTAAATGCAGTGGTTATGAACTTGGCTGATTTCAAGATAACTCATCTAAAAATAGAATCTAGTAGATGTATGGTGGTCCTGTGTATACTCTGCATTCTTATTATAACTTGGAGGAGTGTAGAGAAACCTAATGAGCTGTACAGCTGGAATCACATGCATGTccttgttagagagagagagaattggtTTATGGCTAAATGGACCTAATATCACAATCTGAGACGCAGTCAAAGGAAAATACCCCATATCATCCCAAGAAATTTTTACTTTGAGTAAAAACAAGTTAACTTGTATCCAACCCATATCGAGTCAACCTATTTGACCCAATTTTTaagtagttttatttatttatttaaaccGGTCAAGTAAGCTGACAAATCACTCCAAATGTTAAATCATGTAAAGGTAACATAATGCTCACTATCTATGGTAATGACCACGTTGAATTAAATAACAACcatcaaaacattttttttttcaattaatttgacCACAAGATAATaagattcaaaaaaattgagatcacaatataaaatttgagagaattaAATAACTTAGATTGAAACATCTCTACATCATTTGGTGTGATAAAAAGCTCAGAGTATTGGTCTAAAGtccaaaattttgcaataaaacTCATATAATCGTTGTCATTATTAGTTTCTTGTGTTACAAGTGAACTAACATCTCTTTCACTATCTCCTAAGCGGAACAAAATGTGTATCTAAGAGGATAAGAGTCATGGGAATGCGTCTCTATTGCCCAAGAATGCCACTAGAGTTAGGGCACTTACTGCgctttttttaaaacaatatttctTATAAACTTTTAAAACACTTTTATggatttaaaaaccaaaattacgTCGTCTTTAGCACTTAATAACAAGTCACCTAACTTTTATGGTAATGATATCATTATTAAACTTTGAATTGTGTAAACTTAAGAATTTATGTAATATTTAACTTTTAGTagagtattttgtcatttttcacttttaatcttttttttcaattaattattattattattattattattattattattattattattattatgcatAAGAAAAAATACGAGTCTACCCATAACTTGATTAAGTTGACTCATAGCTTGATTAACCAAACTCACTTGCAATCTGTTAAGAATAACCAATTTTTTACTTGAACTCGTTGTTGACCCCAACCTGATTAACCTAACTCAACTCGACCCGTTTACCGGGTTGAGTTTCATTGGACTTGGCTCTCAACTATGACTTTGTAGTAATTGTTTCTAAGCCTTCACCAAGCAATTTCATCTTTTCAAAGATTTAAATTGATGGTAGTagacaacaaattttataacttttttcaGAATTGTTAAAGATGATAAGTTGcaatttatgtaaaataaaagtgtCGGTAGTGAtcttacaacaaattttataacttttttcaGAATTGTTAAAGATGATAAGTTGCAATTTATgtaaaactagtcgctaacccgtgcgatgcacgggaaaactattagaaaataataaagcatgcatatattaaaatacaatttaagttcatgtgtgcttgcaagggatacatacctaaatagttcttgcagtagaaataaaaaccttatctttgagataaagaactgatgtaaacaaactaaccttacattaaacaaattataaaaataaaaaaaaataaaaataaaataaaaaaaacataaaactgatgtcacgggaaattcagccacatagtagtaatatataaatctcttaaaacctaaacctaaacgtaaggactaaatatttatgcgccttctcttgctttcctaatgtatttggttaaaaacataaaactgatgtcacgggaaatttagccacatagtagtaatatataaatctcttaaaacctaaacctaaacgtaaggactaaatatataaacaaactaaccttacaaaagctgaactttataagctaaaatctatatcgtgagttgtagatcttgaatgttATACCGTGggtttagggcttcctacatttggagagagagagagtttgcagaaaccaaagaaaatctctctataacttaagaaacacaatataataaaattaaagagataaaattttcagaggacaaaatattatagataatttaaaagaatttcgGTTTAATTCTTAaacaccgcaactccataaaatttatactaataataatattttatgatagcgcagttagaattttggtttaattcttgaacactgaattggaaattgattatatgagtattcaatggtgaacaaaatactatatattaattaatatataaacaaaactaaccttacaaaagttgaactttataaactaaaatctataccatgcattgtagatcttgaatgctttaaggcttcctacgtctggagagagagagagtttgcagaaaccgtggctttatatttcttaacttgagagaggagtaaggttgctagggttttgaggagttataatttttatttatttatttattttttaaatattgtgctaacgtgaaaaattgtgatgtcagcaaaggtttcggttttatatatatatatatatatatatatatatatatagatagataaaaGTGTCGGTAGTGATCTTATGTGAAAGTGTTATATTAATCTCtataaataattgtaaaatttgtttgttcgtataaacaaatttaattgAAATGCTTACGGGCAAATTTTAATTGCCAATGTGATTGATTTTAACGGATGGGGCTTAACCCATCATATCGCAAGCCATGCCCCACCAACCTGTGGACAAAGGGGAAATAATTGCCTTTTGCCAACTATCCACAAGGTGCTTCTGTTTCCTGGGAGAGAACGGCCTTTcttgttaaaacttaaaaatgccccagttattattattattttattatttaatacaaATCAGAGAAAATATAATGAAacgaatttttatttttgaaaaaataagaatcgatttatttattttttattttttattttttttgagaaggtgaATTGATTTAATTTGAAAGTCAAATTTCATGTGTGGTCCGTCAAAAACTTTCAAAAGTGCattataactcaactaattaagttttcaaacgttttaaatattttagttttaccACAACACGCTGTTAGCATAATAGTCACAACACAATTACTAAGTAAGTTCTTGTAGCGTGATCGTCATTACTTCAAATCAATCTCtatctattaaaaattttaaaaatcaagtttgacCATATAAATAATAGCATTGTGGTTTTGACAACATCTCAGAGAATATgtggaaaaaaatggaaatgtGTAGTCGTTCATTATCCACGGCTTATTCCAAATTAGATCGAAGGTTTAAAGTTCACTAATGTAGGAGGGGAAAAGTTCATTCATGAAAAAATTAATCCAACTAAATGACCACTGTAACCCagtgaaaaatagaattttgacACGAAAACAGCAGCAAGCAATTACTTCTTTTTCccaattaatttttatggcCTACAGAATTTTCTATTACCATAAATTAAACCTTTTGAATGTTCTAGCTTTCACGGGTTGATTTCATATAATTGGATTTACTCCACGTTTATGTATTTTAACAGTTAAGAGTACTATTTCTCCAActcgaaaaaaaaatagtgaaactGAATTGAAAGAGAGTTGCCATATTATAATTGAGATATATATTGGAGACGAAAAAAAAACTACATGTAAAACGAATGCTTAGTCAAAAGATACACAGTAAGCATCTAATTAAACTAGTGTCTCCTAGGGTGGTTCCCTACTTAATATAAAACTAATTGTTAAAGTAAAACTATTTGCAAGAAAATCTAGATTAAACTGTAAAATAAACTTCTTTAACACTAATTGCTCTTAAACAAAAAGcattaaataaaagattaaaggaagaagaaacTGATAACGAAAAACACCTTATCAGgcattttgttattttcattaaaaatatcaaacacaGTTGGAAGTTGAAAGTAGTTGCACCAAGTTGTAACATAACGTCAAACCTTAACATTCATTCTTTTCGCTCAAGACACacgaaaatatatatataaattctgagtaaaaattggttttttttttttttttttcatatatatatttttccctaGTTGCTATTATCAAGCACAACATTATTTCCATTGTTTGTTTGGCCTAGCAAGCTGCTTATTGAACGTGCTTTCACCATCCCAAGCTTCATCCTTTTTTTTGTGACCGATATTGATGGCTTCTTTTCATCTTCAGCTCCAGCAATATCATTGTCTAACATAATATCCTTTTGTTTATTATCCTCAGACGAGGTTGAAAGTGTCGCTGGTGGGTCAGAGTTAGAGTTAGAGTCATCCAACTTTGGTGCAGTAGTACTAGCCAAAGATCGGCTTCGAACGCTTGTCATGCTTCTTAGCCTCCCTTTACCCAAGTGATGCTCACAAAGAGAGTAACCCACAAGGGTCTGTTGCATACACCTCCATCCTCTTCCATTAACGCGACTGCACCGCGATCCTTCCATGAGTGCACCACCTCTTGCTCTCTTCTTTGCAATATTGCTACCGCCATTACTAACATTCTCAACACCgtcctttgtttctttctcctcaccctcttctccttcttcttcttctttgttattATCGTTTTGTTGCGCCGCACATTTCTTGTTCATCTTCGTCTTCATCTTAGTCTTCATTTTCTTATCTTTCTCCATTATCGCATCTTCATCATTATTTCCTGCTCTCCTTTCGAATGTACCTCTCCTTTTCTTTGGTGGAAATGCTTTCTCTCCCTCACACCATCTCCCAGATGCTATATATAATTGTATCcaaacaacaaccaccacaacaCCACATTTGAATACTATCTAATGGCATATATATAAGAGATTCTATGATCACTAATTTATCTAGCATAATTACAAAACTATTACCTTGACGGGAAGCACTTGATTCTGAAAGAACCCCAGTAACAGTTTCTGCACCCAAAATGCCTCCCATCCTGAAAGCACAACAGACCCAGAAGATACAAACAACCAcaaacatgaaattttttacagCCCAAGAGaaagaaccaaacaaaaccccaaaaaataataaaggtgcAATAGAGGGCAAGATATATAGTAGCTGGGACCAGCAAGCAACCCATGCTAACGTGCACCGCATGGGGAATATTAGTTAAGAGCCAAAGATAAATAAGAGATAAAAAAGACTAGCtagattagattagatgggaAGGTATGGTGGCTAGCAAAGCTGATATAAAAACACCTTAAACAGTATTTCCACTtacagtttttttcttttcccttttttttttttttttcctttttctttttaaaattttttttttctacatggGTAAAATCAAATTATGGGTCTccttcttttcactttttttactACAAGATCTCATGAAAGATGAATAAGAACATggattagctttttttttttttttttttttttttttttttttttttttttttttgaggggactTTTTTTTCTAACCTGGTATCATTACTCTTCTCTTCCACTCCGCCTCTCTCATCTTTTCCTTGCAAAAAAAACTCCTGCAAAATCAAAAACACACCCATGATCCACTCACACATATATGCTTGTTCCTTAAAATTTAACATAAGGCAAAATTCATACACATGAAATCTTTAGGGCACATTGAACCAAAGTGCACTGTCATAAAcacacaaatataaataaaaacaaacaacagtaagaagaaaaaagaaagaaagaaagaaattgatgATAAAAGGTTGTTTCATTTTCCACTAACCAAAcaatctttcttcttcaccTCGTTGTGTGGCCCACTAGCAACATCATCAGAGAAATCCAAGCCGTTGCTTCCTCCACGGATCGGTGGGAGACGTTGATTGGGCTGATCAGACGGCTGAGGACCAAAGTGGGCATATCTATCACTTTGTGGGGAGAGATTTTCAAGTGGGTGTGAGGCTTTTGGTTGTGTGGTATTGTGGAGCTGGAGTTGCACCACCGGTGACCGGTTGAGGAGGGGATCTGAGAGAGGAACCGGAGATAGAGATGAGAGAGGGAAAGGTACCTGTCTTTTACGGATCCTCATCGgtgcacaaaaaaatatataagatttGACTCTCTCTAAAAGATTTTTGGCTGGTTTATAGCTCAGACCCAGAAGTGATCTTTGAGGTCAGATTTCAACAagcgaaagaaagagagagagagagagagagagtgcaaGCCAAAGCAAAGACCATACATATATTACTACTGCaacccacacacacaccaagaccaaggaaaaaaatattatgctttattttttatttaaaattttttttttttaattatctttgggttctctttctctctctaacttttATTTGTTGCACCAATTGCACcacagaaagaaagaaggggAAGCGTCTTATGGGGGGTGTAGTACGCACGTGTGAGAGGGTCGGGGGGCTAGAGTGGATAACACGTGTGAGGGGGGTAGTGACTGGTTTAGGAGGTAACCGGTGAGGTGGGGAATCGGGACGAGGAAGGGGACAGGGTACGGACGAGGATGCCAGGGTGGAAGGTGAGAAGAGGAATACAAAATGATGGGAGTGGGTAGTTCTATCGTTTATACTTTTAAGAAGGAAAGTGTGGGTCCCACCCTCCTCACCCCACTTCCCCCCTCTTAATATTAAGTCTTATTACAACGACCAAGACGGCTAACACACAAAACACAACACAACTCATCTGTACAGTGTACATTACCTAAATAAATCTCAATTGCTCTCTCTTTGCCTAATGACAAATCCTATTCCTATTCCTATGCCCCAATTTCAATTTGTAGTCGCACTTACCACTCATCAGCAGCACAGCAGCACCTGGTTGTCTAATAATAATAGTGGGAGTGGAAGTCTATGACTGCGGGACAAGATAGTGCATCCCCTTTCCATCACAAGCGTGAGAATATAAGCTACACTTTTTGATTTTATATGTATACGTATGAACCCAAATAATTTCAAGACAAGAACTTTTCATAATTTTAGTGTAGAgtcaaaataattttcataacaTATTCAACAATTGTCAAGGGGGTAAGTTAGTGGTCACATTACATATTCTACTAAGGGTTTTAAAGGCTGGCAAAAAAAAGACCGCAAAATAAGTTTGAAGTGACACTAGTGTGGTGTTGGCTAAAATTACTTCGATACTTTAGttaatatttacaaaagtgATATTTTGAATATCTAGTGTTTATACATACCCTGCTCTGCATAGGGAAGACATGGACATTTTTTACTTGTCCCGTGATTTTAACCATATCCTATGATTAGCACCATAGAGCACATCTGAGCGATGATAAGAACAAAAGGATTCGGATGGTGTATAAATATTGGACGTGGCATACTTATTGTCATGAATAAAGCTTACGTGCTTCAAGATTTGAGCTTTCCCAGCAGATGTGGGTTGTCCATGTTCCTTTCCCCTCCTCATGATGTTGTAGTTCGTCTATTCACAGTTTAAACGAACATGAATGATGAATTGGACTATATAAACAAGCCAAATTGGTGGAACTGATACCCATTTGTTGCCCCTCTTTCCAAGTTCAACCATCTATTTCACAAGACGAGATGAGGGAAAGTTAATCTGAAATGCTTCAACCTGAACGACCTCTCCAAGAATGCACTCCATTTTTAGCTGAAGGTAGAGCAAAAACTTTCTTACTCTTGTTTCTTAGTCGTCGGGGTCTTTTTTTGTCACCCCAACCTTATCTTGTCTTCCTTTTTATAAACGTAGATATGGCTGGTAATGTTAATTATGTAATGTCTACTTCAAGATACTTGATCACTTATTGAGGGCGAGTAATGTGATGGAAATCCAAATTGCATAATGTTTTGCTTTGTCTATCATTAATGTTGAGTACATTGATATCACTGTAGCaagtaaaaaattgttgtgGATGAATAAACTCCTACAGAATTGGACCTGAATTAATAGAGGTATGTTCTATATTGTGATAATCAAAGTGAAATCCATTCtagtaagaaacaaacttttcttttgaGGTCTAAGCATATATTGATGTGAGGTATCATTGGAATCATGATGCATTAGAGATGAAGTTGTTACactttaagaaaattcaaattggTGAGAATTGGTCAAATATGATGGAAAACC
The DNA window shown above is from Quercus lobata isolate SW786 chromosome 7, ValleyOak3.0 Primary Assembly, whole genome shotgun sequence and carries:
- the LOC115953991 gene encoding uncharacterized protein LOC115953991 isoform X1; the encoded protein is MRIRKRQVPFPLSSLSPVPLSDPLLNRSPVVQLQLHNTTQPKASHPLENLSPQSDRYAHFGPQPSDQPNQRLPPIRGGSNGLDFSDDVASGPHNEVKKKDCLEFFLQGKDERGGVEEKSNDTRMGGILGAETVTGVLSESSASRQASGRWCEGEKAFPPKKRRGTFERRAGNNDEDAIMEKDKKMKTKMKTKMNKKCAAQQNDNNKEEEEGEEGEEKETKDGVENVSNGGSNIAKKRARGGALMEGSRCSRVNGRGWRCMQQTLVGYSLCEHHLGKGRLRSMTSVRSRSLASTTAPKLDDSNSNSDPPATLSTSSEDNKQKDIMLDNDIAGAEDEKKPSISVTKKRMKLGMVKARSISSLLGQTNNGNNVVLDNSN
- the LOC115953991 gene encoding uncharacterized protein LOC115953991 isoform X2; its protein translation is MRIRKRQVPFPLSSLSPVPLSDPLLNRSPVVQLQLHNTTQPKASHPLENLSPQSDRYAHFGPQPSDQPNQRLPPIRGGSNGLDFSDDVASGPHNEEFFLQGKDERGGVEEKSNDTRMGGILGAETVTGVLSESSASRQASGRWCEGEKAFPPKKRRGTFERRAGNNDEDAIMEKDKKMKTKMKTKMNKKCAAQQNDNNKEEEEGEEGEEKETKDGVENVSNGGSNIAKKRARGGALMEGSRCSRVNGRGWRCMQQTLVGYSLCEHHLGKGRLRSMTSVRSRSLASTTAPKLDDSNSNSDPPATLSTSSEDNKQKDIMLDNDIAGAEDEKKPSISVTKKRMKLGMVKARSISSLLGQTNNGNNVVLDNSN